From a single Chloroflexia bacterium SDU3-3 genomic region:
- a CDS encoding flavin reductase family protein, translated as MAAEEVRFRQAMGHFASGVTVVTTMYDGTPYGMTVSAFSSLSLRPQLVLVCIDTRVSCHDIIPLAGHFVVNVLAAEQEHLSRKFASSDSDKFAGVAWEPGVAGGPVLHGALASIECRLHAALPGGDHSIYVGEVQEIHLTEGMPLLYYRGGYHSIS; from the coding sequence ATGGCTGCTGAAGAAGTTCGATTTCGCCAGGCCATGGGCCATTTTGCCAGCGGCGTGACAGTGGTGACAACCATGTATGATGGCACCCCCTACGGGATGACGGTGAGCGCGTTTAGCTCGCTGTCGCTACGCCCTCAGCTGGTGCTGGTGTGCATTGATACCCGCGTCTCGTGCCACGATATCATTCCCCTGGCGGGGCATTTTGTGGTGAATGTGCTTGCAGCTGAGCAGGAGCACCTTTCGCGCAAGTTCGCCAGCTCGGATAGTGATAAGTTTGCGGGTGTGGCCTGGGAGCCTGGGGTTGCTGGCGGGCCGGTGCTGCATGGCGCGCTGGCCTCGATCGAGTGCCGCCTGCATGCGGCGCTGCCCGGCGGCGACCACAGCATCTATGTCGGCGAGGTGCAGGAGATCCACCTGACCGAGGGTATGCCGCTGCTGTACTATCGTGGCGGCTACCACAGCATCAGCTAA